Proteins from one Nicotiana tabacum cultivar K326 chromosome 23, ASM71507v2, whole genome shotgun sequence genomic window:
- the LOC107832007 gene encoding phosphoglucomutase, cytoplasmic has protein sequence MVMFKIIRVETTPFEGQKPGTSGLRKKVKVFIQPHYLQNFVQATFNALGADRVKGATLVVSGDGRYYSKDAIQIITKMAAANGVRRVWIGQNGLLSTPAVSAVVRERVGADGSKATGAFILTASHNPGGPHEDFGIKYNMENGGPAPEGITNKIYENTTTLKDYLIAEGLPDVDISTTGVSSFEGPEGKFDVDVFDSTSDYLKLLKSIFDFPSIQKLLSSPNFSFCYDALHGVAGVHAKRIFVAELGANESSLVNCVPKEDFGGGHPDPNLTYAKELVARMGLSTTHSEPNPPEFGAAADGDGDRNMILGKRFFVTPSDSVAIIAANAVQAIPYFSGGLKGVARSMPTSAALDVVAKHLNLKFFEVPTGWKFFGNLMDAGMCSICGEESFGTGSDHIREKDGIWAVLAWLSILAYKNKDNLGGGNLVTVEDIVRQHWATYGRHYYTRYDYENVDVGAAKELMAHLVKLQSSLDEVNKIIKGIHSDSDVSSVVHADEFEYKDPVDGSVSKHQGIRYLFEDGSRLVFRLSGTGSEGATIRLYIEQYEKDSSKIGRDSQEALAPLVEVALKLSKMQEYTGRSAPTVIT, from the exons ATGGTGATGTTCAAGATCATTCGCGTCGAGACTACGCCGTTCGAAGGCCAGAAGCCTGGTACTTCCGGTCTCCGTAAGAAG GTGAAGGTGTTCATACAACCTCATTACTTGCAAAATTTTGTTCAGGCAACATTCAATGCCCTTGGAGCTGACAGAGTTAAAG GTGCTACGCTTGTGGTTTCTGGTGATGGCCGCTACTATTCAAAGGATGCCATCCAG ATCATTACAAAAATGGCAGCAGCAAATGGAGTTAGACGTGTTTGGATTGGTCAAAATGGACTTTTGTCCACCCCTGCCGTATCAGCTGTTGTTCGTGAGAGAGTCGGGGCTGAT GGTTCtaaagctactggggcatttatATTGACCGCAAGTCACAACCCAGGTGGCCCTCATGAG GATTTTGGAATTAAGTACAACATGGAAAATGGTGGACCTGCACCAGAAGGTATAACAAACAAGATCTATGAGAACACCACAACATTAAAGGACTACTTGATTGCCGAGGGCCTGCCTGAT GTGGACATATCTACAACAGGTGTCTCGAGCTTTGAGGGTCCAGAGGGCAAATTTGATGTTGATGTTTTTGATTCAACTAGCGACTATCTAAAATTGTTGAA GTCAATATTTGACTTCCCATCTATCCAGAAGTTGCTCTCTTCTCCAAATTTTAGTTTCTG CTATGATGCACTTCATGGTGTTGCTGGAGTACATGCAAAACGTATCTTTGTGGCGGAGCTTGGTGCAAATGAAAGCTCTCTAGTAAATTGTGTTCCTAAG GAGGATTTTGGTGGAGGGCATCCCGATCCCAATCTGACATACGCAAAGGAGTTAGTTGCACGTATGGGATTGTCTACAACGCATTCCGAACCCAATCCACCAGAATTTGGGGCAGCTGCTGATGGAGATGGGGATCGTAACATGATCCTGGGGAAAAG ATTCTTTGTGACTCCTTCTGATTCTGTTGCTATCATTGCTGCCAACGCTGTACAAGCTATTCCTTATTTTTCTGGAGGATTGAAAGGAGTTGCCAG GAGTATGCCCACATCTGCTGCTCTTGATGTTGTTGCTAAACATCTGAACTTGAAATTTTTTGAG GTACCCACTGGTTGGAAATTTTTTGGTAACTTGATGGATGCTGGAATGTGTTCAATTTGTGGAGAAGAAAGTTTTGGAACTG GCTCAGACCATATTCGAGAGAAAGATGGAATATGGGCTGTTTTGGCTTGGTTATCTATCCTTGCCTATAAGAATAAGGACAACCTTGGGGGAGGTAACCTTGTGACTGTTGAAGATATCGTTCGCCAACATTGGGCAACCTATGGACGTCACTATTACACTCGATATGACTACGAG AATGTTGATGTTGGTGCTGCAAAAGAGCTTATGGCTCATTTAGTGAAGCTGCAATCTTCCCTGGATGAAGTTAACAA GATTATAAAGGGAATCCATTC aGATTCAGATGTTTCAAGTGTCGTTCATGCTGATGAATTTGAGTACAAGGACCCAGTTGATGGTTCGGTCTCAAAGCATCAGGGTATCAGATATCTATTTGAAGATGGATCACGATTG GTTTTCCGTCTCTCTGGAACTGGCTCGGAAGGTGCTACTATCCGTCTGTACATTGAGCAGTATGAGAAGGATTCATCCAAGATTGGAAGAGATTCTCAGGAAGCACTTGCTCCACTG GTGGAGGTTGCTCTTAAGCTATCGAAAATGCAGGAATACACTGGCCGTTCTGCCCCAACTGTTATTACATAA